One window of the Microplitis demolitor isolate Queensland-Clemson2020A chromosome 10, iyMicDemo2.1a, whole genome shotgun sequence genome contains the following:
- the LOC103572882 gene encoding nuclear cap-binding protein subunit 2, which translates to MSSLPSQSVELSSYRDQHFKGSRAEQDRLLRTSTTLYVGNLSFYTTEEQIYELFSKCGDIKRIVMGLDKYKKTPCGFCFLEYYLRNDAENCMRYVNGTRLDDRIIRTDWDAGFIEGRQYGRGKTGGQVRDEYRSDFDSGRGGYGKIIQQKVQPISEGGYGR; encoded by the exons ATGTCTTCATTGCCATCTCAGTCAGTTGAACTGAGTTCTTACCGTGATCAACATTTTAAG gGGTCAAGAGCTGAACAAGATCGTTTATTACGTACGTCAACAACACTTTACGTaggtaatttatcattttataccACTGAAGAACAGATTTATGAATTGTTCAGTAAATGTGGTGATATAAAACGTATAGTCATGGGcttagataaatataaaaaaacaccATGTGGATTTTGTTTTCTTGAGTATTATCTCCGTAATGACGCCGAAAATTGTATGAGATATGTTAATGGTACAAGATTAGACGATAGAATTATTAGAACTGATTGGGATGCTGGTTTCATCGAGGGAAGACAGTATGGACGTGGAAAAACTGGTGGTCAA GTAAGGGATGAATATCGATCAGACTTTGACAGTGGTAGAGGAGGATATGGGAAAATTATTCAACAAAAAGTGCAACCAATTTCTGAAGGTGGATATGGACGTTAA